In Lachnospiraceae bacterium, the DNA window ATGTCATGCTCACTATGAGGGCAATGGACGAACATGGAAAATGGCTTCCCAAGAGCCGCAAGGTTTATGACCTTGACGAAAACGGGGAACGGATAAAACTTCCGTCCGGCAGATGGAAAAGCCACAAGGAGGATACGGTGGATTGGAACGACCAGAAGTATTGTGAAATCTGGCGGCATGAATGGGAGGTCATCCAGAACCGCTATCTGGAAGCCAATGACCGCCCGGAGCGTGTGGACTTGCGTTCCTATGCCAGACAGGGGCTTGATATTGTCCCCACTGTCCATGAGGGGGCGGCTGTCCGGCAGATGGAAAAGCGTGGTATCCAGACGAATATCGGCAACCTGAACAGGGAAATCAGAGCCACCAACCGCCTGATGAAGTCCATCCGGCAGCTTATCCAAAACCTCAAAGGATGGATTACCGAGCTGGGAGAAAAACGGAAAGAACTGCTTGCACAAAAAGCGGCGGAGGAAGCAACACTTCTTCCCAATCTGCTGATGAAGTATATGGAGATACGAAAGGAAGAACGGAGGGACTGGACAAGGGCTGGACAGAACCGAGGGACTTCACAGGACTTAAAGGCAGTCAGCGAAGCCCTGTCCTATCTCCGGCAAAAGGGGCTTTCCACTGTGGAGGACTTAGAAGCATTTCTGGAATCTTCCGGGAAATCAGCCGCAGATTACCGCAATCAGATGAAGCCAAAGGAAACCCGCAGCAAAGTGATTGACGGGATTCTTGCCAGCCGGACAGACTGCAAGGAATGTAAGCCTGTCTATGAGAAGTACCAGAAGATATTTTTTAAGAAAACAAAGGAGAAATTCAAACAGGAACACCCGGAGGTTGCCCGGT includes these proteins:
- a CDS encoding MobA/MobL family protein is translated as MPCPHNEITIVQRSQRQSAVAAAAYQSGEKLFCEYDQQVKHYPEKRGIVHNEILLPANAPQEYADRNTLWNAAEAVEKQWNSQLARRWVLTIPREIPPDQYAVLVREFCEQQFVSKGMIVDFAIHDPHPPGHNPHAHVMLTMRAMDEHGKWLPKSRKVYDLDENGERIKLPSGRWKSHKEDTVDWNDQKYCEIWRHEWEVIQNRYLEANDRPERVDLRSYARQGLDIVPTVHEGAAVRQMEKRGIQTNIGNLNREIRATNRLMKSIRQLIQNLKGWITELGEKRKELLAQKAAEEATLLPNLLMKYMEIRKEERRDWTRAGQNRGTSQDLKAVSEALSYLRQKGLSTVEDLEAFLESSGKSAADYRNQMKPKETRSKVIDGILASRTDCKECKPVYEKYQKIFFKKTKEKFKQEHPEVARYAKAAAYLAKHPDDKDSTQKELQEELEKLLEEIAELKVPLTEVQEDLKKLRDIRYWVRKVTPGTEESKEPPKKQPIKEVLQDKADEKKAQRTAPAQTKHKQQDMEL